Below is a genomic region from Acidimicrobiales bacterium.
CCCGGCCGCACGGCCGACACCTCACAACTTTCCCGCACGGGAGGAATCTCCATGACCCCGCTCCGCACTCACCCGCGCCACGGCGTCCCCGCTTACCTGAGTCATCTCGGCTTCGAGACGACTGAGGGCGGCGGTGGCGGTGCCCCGAACGCTTCGGCGGACAACCCGCCGAAGGAGACGGGCAAGGCCGACGACTCCAAGACCCCGCAGGGGGACAAGGAGACCGACTGGAAGGCCGAAGCGCGCAAGTGGGAGGGCCGGGCCAAGGAGAACTCGAAGGCTGCCGACGAAGCGAAGGTCCTCAAGGACCGGCTGGACAAGCTCACTCCGCTGGAGAAGCTGGCCGCCGCCCTCGGGGCTGACCCGGCCGCCGGCCCGAACGACGTCGACAAGCTCACCGAGAAGGTCACGACGTTCGAGAAGCGCCTGGCCGAGGAGCAGACCGCACGGTACCGCGCCGAGGTCGCCAACGAGAAGAAGCTGACTGCCGACCAGGCCAAGTGGCTGACCGGCTCGACACGGGACGAGATGACCGCCAGCGCTGACGCGCTGATCGCGGCGTTCCCCACGCCGGAGCAGAAGCCCGGTGGGAACCCGCTGCACATCCCCCAGTCCGGCACCGGTGACAGCGCCCCCAAGCCGGGCTCCGTCAACGCCGGGCGGGACATGTACCGCGCCGAGCGCGACCAGCACAAGCCGAACCAGTCGCAGCAGCTGCAAGGCCAGAACTGACCCTCCCCTGAAAGGGAATACCCATGCCCCGTTACCAGACGGAGAGCTGGGGCGCCGGTGACATGTCCTGGCTCGGTTCCACCCACGGCATTTACAACTGCCGAACGGTGGCGCCGGACCCTGCCATGTTCACCGCGGTGGCGTACCCGGACGGCGTGCCCTCGGGCACGCCGCTGGGCCTCATCACCGCTACCGGGCTTTACGGCCCGTACACCGGCGACTCCAGCGACGAAGTCCAGACCATCACTGAGGGCGGCTCGGGTCTCACGAGTTTCACCCTCACCTACGCCGGCCAGACCACCACCTCCCTGCTCGCGGCGGCCACGTCCGCCCAGGTGCAGGCCGCGCTGGAGGCACTGTCCAACATCGCGGTCGGCGACGTCACCGTCACCGGCGACGCGGGTGGCGTCTACACCGTCACGTTCGGCGGCAACCTCGCCAACACGAACGTGGCGCAGATGACGTCCACCCCGACCGGTGGCACCGGCACCGTCACCGTCGCCACCTCCACCGCTGGTGGCGCGGACGTCGGATCGGACGGCCGCCAGATCCTGGCTGGCTTCCTCTACACCGACCAGAAGGCGCCCGCCGAGGGCGGCTGGCCGATGCTCGACCACGGCCGCGTTCGCACCAGCCTCCTCCCCGTCGCGGGCTTCCTGCCGACTGGCCACAACACCAGCGGCACGTTCGTGTTCATTGAGGGGAGTGCGGCCTGATGCTGTGGACCGACCTCATCGACCCGGCCACGCTCACCGGTTACGCCCGCGAGTCCCTCGCGGACTACGAGGCCCGGCAGGGCTCGCTCAACCGGTGGCTCCCCAACCGACCCGTTCCGGACGTGGTGGTCCGGTTCATCAAGGGCCGCACCGGCCTCGTCGACACCGCGAAGTTCCGCGCGTACGACGCTGAGCCGGAGATCGGCAAGCGGCTCACCCAGCAGCGCGTCAGCATCGAGCTGCCGGCGCTGGGCGAGAACCGCCCCGTCACCGAGTACGAGCAGCTCCGTGCCCGCGGTGGCAACCTCACCGCCGAAGAGGCACTGCTGACCATCCAGGGGGAGACCCGCTGGGCGGTCCGCTCGGTGTCCGACGCGATGGAGTACATGCGTGGCGTCGTCATCGCCACGGGTGTCGCCACCATCGACCAGGACAACTTCGAGTCGACGGACGACTTCGGTCGCCCCGCCGGCAACGAGACGTCCGTCAACGTCGACTGGGACGAGGCCAACGCCGACGGCCTGGAAGACCTGCAAGAGGCCATCGACGCCTACGAGACGTCCGCGAGCACCCTGCCGGGTGCCCTGCTCATGTCCCGCCGGGCGTTCCGCTCCCTGGCCGGGCACGACGTGTTCCGCACCACCCTCATCGGTGGCGCTGAGCGTCGGGCCTCGGACTCGCAGGTGCGCGACATCGTCTCCGGTGCCGGTCTCCCGCCGATCTACCTGTACGACCGCAAGATCATGCTGGCGGGTTCCCTGACGCGGGTCCTCCCGGACCACACCGTCTACCTGATGCCGAACCCGGTCGGGTCGGACGACTGGCAGGGCACCGACCTCGGTGCCACCTTCTGGGGCCGCACCCTCACCTCCACGGTGAGCGACTGGGGCATCCAGCCGTCGGAGCAGCCGGGCATCGTCGCTGGCGTGTGGCGCAACGACAAGCCCCCGATGGGCGTGGAGGTCATCTCCGACGCCATCGGACTGCCGGTGCTCGCCAACGCGGAGCTGAGCTTCGCCCTCCAGGTGCTGGACAACGCCTGATGACCCGCCGCCTGCGACGGAACGTGCTCCTGCGCAATGGCACCTACACCGAGGTGCTGTTGAAGGGGAGCGCGGTCCCCGAGTGGGCGGAGGGTCGCCTGAGCGATCGCCACATCACGGAGGGGGACGACGAGTCCCCCTCCGCGGTGGACGGCGAGGTTCAGCCGCCCCCGCTCAAAGGCCCCGGCTCCAGCCGGGCCGCCTGGGCCGCGTACGCCGAATCCCAGGGCGTCACGGTCACCCCCGACATGACCAAGGCCGACATCCAGCACGAGCTCGACTGACAAAAACGCCCCCGGCGAACCGGGGGCGTCTTCGGAACTCCTCGCCAGAGGGATCCCCAGCGTAAGCGCCTTCG
It encodes:
- a CDS encoding major capsid protein, yielding MLWTDLIDPATLTGYARESLADYEARQGSLNRWLPNRPVPDVVVRFIKGRTGLVDTAKFRAYDAEPEIGKRLTQQRVSIELPALGENRPVTEYEQLRARGGNLTAEEALLTIQGETRWAVRSVSDAMEYMRGVVIATGVATIDQDNFESTDDFGRPAGNETSVNVDWDEANADGLEDLQEAIDAYETSASTLPGALLMSRRAFRSLAGHDVFRTTLIGGAERRASDSQVRDIVSGAGLPPIYLYDRKIMLAGSLTRVLPDHTVYLMPNPVGSDDWQGTDLGATFWGRTLTSTVSDWGIQPSEQPGIVAGVWRNDKPPMGVEVISDAIGLPVLANAELSFALQVLDNA